From a single Cyclobacterium marinum DSM 745 genomic region:
- a CDS encoding O-methyltransferase, translating to MDEELLKYCEDHSGSEDKLLQLIKRQTHLKVLKPRMLSGHLQGKMLEMFVKMTSGINVLEIGTFTGYASIFLARGLAPEGKLTTIDVNEELEEMVRGFFKQSGLNDKIDYTIGNALEVIPNLTAPLDFVFIDADKQNYVNYFDLVVDKMRPGGLILADNILWSGKVLEKNRKKLDKNTAAILAYNEKVNKDPRVENVILPIRDGIMLARKL from the coding sequence ATGGACGAAGAACTATTAAAATATTGTGAAGACCACAGTGGAAGTGAAGACAAACTCCTTCAGTTGATCAAAAGACAAACGCATTTAAAGGTTTTGAAACCTCGGATGTTGTCCGGCCACCTGCAGGGAAAAATGCTTGAAATGTTTGTAAAAATGACAAGCGGTATAAATGTTTTAGAAATTGGTACGTTTACAGGTTATGCGTCCATATTTCTGGCCAGAGGGCTAGCTCCCGAAGGTAAACTGACAACAATTGACGTCAATGAGGAATTGGAGGAAATGGTGCGTGGTTTTTTCAAGCAATCAGGACTTAATGACAAAATTGATTATACAATAGGCAATGCACTTGAAGTGATACCCAACTTAACGGCGCCTTTGGATTTTGTTTTTATTGATGCTGACAAGCAGAATTATGTCAACTACTTCGATTTGGTGGTTGACAAAATGAGACCCGGAGGATTAATTTTAGCAGACAATATTTTATGGTCGGGAAAGGTTTTGGAGAAGAACCGAAAAAAATTGGATAAAAACACAGCCGCGATTTTGGCATACAATGAGAAAGTAAACAAGGACCCGAGAGTTGAAAATGTAATTTTACCGATAAGGGATGGCATTATGCTTGCTCGAAAGCTTTAA
- a CDS encoding LysM peptidoglycan-binding domain-containing protein, translating to MKKTVIAFLIFFIHLNAPVFGQTPQVPRIIEFAGITLKLNEAARKDIQADVDAQYRSASHFQVKLDRVNLYLPIVERVLREEGVPEDFKFLVIQESSLISDAVSTSNAVGFWQFKKGTAEEVFLRVDNEVDERKSIVSATRGAARYLKKHQKYLDNWATTLVSYQMGLGGARRYYDDKYKGHRSMDITRGTYWYLKKFLAHKIAYQAQLGKMVSNGDYLHEYSIKGPTNLKAVAKTLGVSENHLKEYNKWCLKGNIPGDKTYTITYIVKGIVPERPLLASNPPSTNNAGLLASSTNASGFPKITGNLGNAKQANQIKINGIKGIIAISNNQSELAIQAGISEGKLRRVNDLKAADPIQPGAYYYTKNKKSKAKTPEHVVQPGETLWEISQRYGIRKHSLMAKNRIYKDEQLLPGMVLRLRKYYKKDESIKRVKLSPVPVQGTEPRNEPRTQPSPQPAQPRVEVSPIKKDPVPTIPKETKEAYQEYQVKPGDTLYSISRAFAVTVEELRRWNNIGEDNLLSVGQKLEIRK from the coding sequence ATGAAAAAAACAGTAATTGCCTTTTTAATTTTTTTTATCCATCTAAATGCACCGGTATTTGGGCAGACACCACAGGTTCCCCGAATCATTGAGTTTGCCGGCATCACCCTTAAATTAAACGAGGCAGCAAGAAAGGATATTCAGGCAGATGTGGATGCTCAATACAGAAGCGCCTCACATTTTCAAGTAAAACTAGACCGAGTAAACCTCTATCTTCCCATAGTCGAAAGAGTTTTACGTGAAGAAGGAGTCCCGGAGGATTTTAAGTTTCTCGTAATTCAGGAAAGCAGCCTGATTTCGGATGCGGTCTCCACTTCTAATGCAGTGGGCTTCTGGCAATTTAAAAAAGGAACAGCCGAAGAAGTTTTTTTAAGAGTGGATAATGAGGTAGATGAAAGAAAAAGCATTGTTTCGGCCACTAGAGGAGCTGCAAGGTACCTAAAAAAACACCAAAAATACTTGGACAACTGGGCTACCACCTTAGTGTCCTACCAAATGGGATTAGGTGGTGCCAGGCGCTATTATGATGACAAGTACAAAGGTCACCGCAGCATGGACATAACGCGAGGCACCTATTGGTACCTCAAAAAGTTCTTGGCGCATAAAATCGCTTATCAAGCTCAACTTGGAAAAATGGTTAGCAATGGAGATTATTTGCATGAATATTCCATCAAAGGACCTACTAACCTTAAAGCTGTAGCAAAAACCCTAGGGGTAAGTGAAAATCATTTAAAGGAATACAACAAATGGTGTTTGAAAGGAAACATACCAGGCGACAAAACTTACACCATCACCTATATAGTAAAAGGAATAGTTCCTGAAAGACCATTGCTGGCCAGTAATCCGCCTTCCACAAATAATGCAGGATTACTTGCAAGCAGTACCAATGCTTCCGGTTTTCCTAAAATCACAGGTAACCTAGGCAACGCCAAACAGGCCAATCAAATAAAAATCAATGGAATAAAAGGTATTATTGCTATTTCTAATAACCAAAGTGAACTAGCGATTCAAGCAGGCATAAGTGAGGGGAAGTTAAGAAGGGTTAATGATTTAAAAGCGGCAGATCCCATTCAGCCGGGAGCCTATTATTATACAAAAAACAAAAAAAGTAAAGCCAAAACCCCGGAGCATGTTGTTCAGCCGGGTGAAACCCTTTGGGAAATCTCTCAACGATATGGTATCAGAAAGCATTCATTAATGGCCAAAAACAGGATTTATAAAGATGAGCAGCTTTTGCCGGGAATGGTATTGCGCCTAAGAAAATACTATAAAAAAGACGAAAGTATAAAGCGTGTAAAACTAAGTCCTGTACCTGTCCAAGGAACCGAACCTAGAAATGAGCCGAGAACACAGCCAAGTCCTCAACCGGCCCAACCAAGAGTGGAAGTAAGCCCTATAAAAAAAGATCCGGTGCCTACAATTCCCAAAGAAACGAAAGAGGCTTACCAAGAATATCAGGTAAAACCGGGAGATACCCTTTACTCCATTTCCAGAGCTTTTGCTGTAACAGTAGAAGAATTAAGACGTTGGAATAATATTGGTGAAGATAATCTCCTATCAGTAGGACAAAAACTGGAAATCAGAAAATAA
- a CDS encoding DUF3078 domain-containing protein, giving the protein MNIKFVFVLFLLITTKISIVFGQDALSKADTVIIGGDTLIMLGDSLIFTTEEEPIYWERGGNFNLSLQQVSLSNWAAGGASSFALNTGLQIFANYKKENIIWETNLTINYGVNRQTGRSYATRKSNDNFIFISKYGRQLSKKIYLSTQIDARTQLMKGYSYYRESGAEEDSRSRLSDFLSPGYVQSSTGLNYQTTSKNGAKFSSILSPFTGRFTVVLDDSLSTAGAFGVIPGEKVKPEAGISLNTTADFKVMENVSWKMDLNLFTNYEKLGNTVVNFNSVISLKVNKYITTKISTIMIYDESVYIPQEEGPATRAVQLQNLLNFGIALDF; this is encoded by the coding sequence ATGAACATCAAATTTGTATTCGTTCTATTCTTACTAATTACAACCAAAATCAGCATTGTTTTTGGGCAAGATGCTCTCTCCAAAGCTGACACGGTAATCATAGGAGGTGATACATTGATCATGTTGGGAGACTCGCTGATTTTCACTACAGAAGAAGAGCCTATTTATTGGGAAAGAGGAGGAAACTTTAATTTAAGTTTACAACAAGTAAGTTTAAGCAATTGGGCTGCCGGTGGTGCCAGCTCCTTTGCACTCAATACCGGGCTTCAAATTTTCGCCAATTATAAAAAAGAAAATATTATTTGGGAAACAAACCTCACAATTAATTATGGGGTAAACAGGCAAACAGGTAGATCTTACGCGACGCGTAAATCAAATGACAATTTTATTTTCATTAGTAAATACGGTAGGCAACTCAGTAAAAAAATATACCTATCTACCCAAATTGATGCAAGAACCCAACTAATGAAAGGGTATAGCTATTATCGGGAATCGGGTGCGGAAGAAGACAGTAGAAGTCGTCTTTCGGATTTCCTGAGTCCGGGCTATGTACAATCCTCAACAGGTTTGAATTACCAAACTACTTCAAAAAATGGCGCCAAATTTTCCTCCATTTTATCTCCTTTTACAGGAAGGTTTACCGTAGTTTTGGATGATTCCCTGAGTACGGCAGGAGCATTTGGGGTAATCCCCGGTGAGAAGGTAAAGCCTGAGGCGGGTATATCTCTAAATACCACAGCTGATTTTAAAGTTATGGAGAATGTCAGTTGGAAAATGGATTTAAACCTCTTTACCAACTATGAGAAGCTGGGCAATACTGTTGTTAACTTTAACTCTGTCATTAGCTTAAAAGTAAATAAATACATCACTACGAAAATCTCCACCATCATGATTTATGATGAGAGTGTCTATATTCCACAAGAGGAGGGGCCTGCCACCAGAGCCGTACAACTCCAAAACCTCCTTAATTTCGGAATTGCATTAGATTTTTAA
- a CDS encoding DNA polymerase III subunit gamma/tau gives MENFVVSARKYRPSDFKSVVGQSHITTTLKNAIKNEHLAQAFLFCGPRGVGKTTCARILAKTINCENRKDNGEACNECSSCEAFNSNSSFNVHELDAASNNSVDDMRNLVDQVRYVPQKGKYKVYIIDEVHMLTTQAFNAFLKTLEEPPKHAIFILATTEKHKIIPTILSRCQIFDFNRIQIQDISQHLEYISKEEGVDYETEALRLIATKADGALRDALSIYDLIVTFSAGKKVTYQETIDNLHVLDYDYYFKVTDALLEESISKALLIFDEILKKGFDGHNFLVGLSEHLRELMVCKDPDTAILLQVSETAKERYVEQSAKSPLSFLLSGLSICNQADLSYKASKNQRLHVELVLMKLAKLPHAISLAAVSDQEAKKKA, from the coding sequence ATGGAAAATTTTGTTGTTTCTGCCAGAAAATACAGACCCTCGGACTTTAAAAGTGTGGTGGGGCAAAGCCATATTACCACTACCCTCAAAAACGCCATAAAAAATGAGCATTTAGCGCAAGCATTTTTGTTTTGTGGGCCCAGAGGAGTCGGTAAAACTACATGTGCCAGAATTTTGGCCAAGACCATAAATTGTGAAAACAGAAAAGACAATGGGGAAGCTTGCAATGAATGTAGTTCTTGTGAAGCTTTTAATTCCAACAGCTCTTTTAATGTTCACGAATTGGATGCAGCATCGAATAACTCCGTCGATGATATGCGAAACTTAGTGGACCAAGTGAGGTATGTTCCTCAAAAGGGGAAATACAAAGTTTATATAATTGATGAGGTTCACATGCTTACCACCCAAGCCTTCAATGCTTTTTTGAAGACTTTGGAAGAACCTCCCAAACATGCAATTTTTATTCTTGCCACCACTGAGAAACATAAAATTATTCCTACCATTCTTTCAAGATGTCAGATTTTTGACTTCAATAGAATTCAAATTCAGGACATTAGCCAGCATTTAGAATACATTTCTAAGGAAGAAGGGGTCGATTATGAAACGGAAGCGCTAAGGCTTATCGCCACCAAAGCCGATGGGGCCCTTAGAGATGCTCTCTCTATCTATGACCTGATTGTTACTTTTTCCGCAGGAAAAAAGGTTACCTATCAGGAGACAATTGACAACCTTCATGTACTGGATTATGACTATTATTTTAAAGTTACAGATGCGCTTTTGGAAGAAAGCATCTCCAAGGCTTTACTGATTTTTGATGAAATTCTTAAAAAAGGTTTTGATGGGCATAACTTTCTGGTAGGTTTAAGTGAACATTTGAGGGAACTGATGGTGTGTAAAGATCCAGATACAGCCATTTTGCTTCAGGTGTCTGAAACAGCCAAGGAAAGGTATGTAGAGCAATCTGCAAAAAGCCCCTTGTCTTTTTTATTGTCCGGACTAAGTATTTGCAATCAAGCAGATTTGTCTTATAAAGCCAGTAAAAACCAGAGATTGCATGTGGAATTGGTTTTGATGAAACTGGCTAAATTGCCCCACGCTATTTCACTTGCGGCAGTGTCGGACCAAGAGGCAAAAAAAAAAGCCTAG
- a CDS encoding GNAT family N-acetyltransferase encodes MDSELFLREMQLSDLEAAMRLKTVEGWNQTEADWQLILAENPSLCLVVEGEDAVVGTVCAYSYQNRLAWIGMMLVDRSYRRRGISKRLMREVIQRIGDKQTIKLDATPAGQKVYEQLGFVKEYSLFRWIRPKEASSIKESVTVEVQVVTPDDFPDILSYDYKVFGVDRAKLLEQLFERLPNGAFLVKEREEIVGYVFCRLGSKLLQLGPMIASNDFVAQALITRILKTFEGHDFVLDLGVHHYKLYSWLVNRGFVKQRELIRMYIPPNKVKEELANYYLITGPELG; translated from the coding sequence ATGGATTCAGAATTATTTTTAAGGGAAATGCAGCTGAGTGACTTGGAGGCTGCCATGCGCTTGAAGACTGTGGAAGGATGGAACCAAACAGAGGCAGATTGGCAATTGATATTAGCTGAGAACCCTAGTTTATGTCTCGTAGTTGAGGGAGAAGATGCAGTTGTAGGCACAGTTTGCGCCTATTCTTACCAAAATAGATTGGCTTGGATAGGAATGATGTTGGTGGACCGAAGCTACAGAAGACGAGGAATCAGCAAAAGGTTGATGCGAGAGGTTATCCAAAGAATAGGAGACAAACAAACCATAAAACTGGATGCAACCCCCGCCGGCCAAAAAGTATACGAACAATTGGGTTTTGTTAAAGAGTATTCACTTTTTAGGTGGATCCGTCCCAAGGAAGCATCGTCAATAAAAGAAAGTGTGACTGTAGAGGTACAAGTGGTAACCCCGGATGATTTTCCTGACATCCTCTCCTATGATTACAAAGTTTTTGGCGTTGACCGGGCCAAGCTTCTGGAACAGTTGTTTGAGAGGCTTCCCAATGGAGCTTTTTTGGTAAAAGAAAGAGAAGAAATAGTAGGTTATGTGTTTTGTAGACTGGGGAGTAAATTATTACAATTAGGCCCCATGATAGCCTCAAATGATTTTGTAGCACAAGCACTTATTACTCGGATATTGAAAACATTCGAGGGCCATGACTTTGTGTTGGATTTGGGAGTGCATCATTATAAATTATACTCCTGGTTGGTAAATCGTGGTTTTGTTAAGCAAAGAGAATTAATCAGAATGTATATTCCACCCAATAAAGTAAAGGAAGAATTAGCTAATTACTATTTGATAACAGGACCTGAACTAGGTTGA
- a CDS encoding DUF5687 family protein codes for MVKTLIKLEVLKRIRGTSFARSLAIGILMLFIGILLLGYLFLFGLFLNRLVTDVLEKPDAIIFINSNLLYFFLLELIYRYFIQQLPVINLENYLHLPIPKSGIIHSLLICSFLSPLNIVALLIFGPFAFVEVMLVYGMAPALVWLGAILLTSWSMHWFVLWFKQRFEDSLTGTLIVFSALLISIGSNYFGLYDLGGFFEPVFTFALENPAPIVLLAIFFILSYFLCFAFYRQNAYLEELAEGEHLQFANQDLGFLSKFGLAGEMANLEWKLIIRHKKSRTYLMLCLFFLLYGLIFYTNPAYRVETGFSYLFIFVGTFITGIFMLQYGQLFLSWNSPTFDFYTHQKNGLRALVRGKYLLFCGISFLCFILSVPYVYFGWNVLFIHLATFLFNMGVTIHLVIYIALWKPKPMNLNKGSIFNYEGMGLSQFLMIVPLVAVPYVVFLPVAYWFGDYFGLLALSIIGGFGLLVFPMVSKKMADVVVEKKYEISAAFRQEL; via the coding sequence ATGGTGAAAACCTTGATAAAACTTGAAGTACTTAAAAGAATAAGAGGAACTTCTTTCGCAAGAAGCTTAGCCATTGGCATATTGATGCTATTCATTGGTATTTTATTATTGGGTTATCTGTTTTTATTTGGGCTATTCCTGAACAGACTGGTCACAGATGTTCTAGAAAAGCCAGATGCAATTATTTTCATCAACAGCAACCTGCTTTATTTCTTTTTATTAGAGCTAATTTACCGGTATTTCATCCAACAATTGCCGGTAATCAACCTAGAAAACTATTTACATTTACCTATTCCTAAATCAGGAATAATTCATTCTTTACTGATCTGCAGTTTCTTGTCCCCACTTAATATTGTGGCTTTGTTAATATTTGGGCCCTTTGCATTTGTGGAAGTCATGTTAGTGTATGGAATGGCGCCTGCTTTGGTATGGTTGGGAGCAATTTTATTAACAAGCTGGTCCATGCACTGGTTTGTGCTATGGTTTAAACAGAGGTTTGAGGACAGTCTTACTGGAACACTCATTGTATTCAGCGCACTTTTGATAAGTATTGGTTCAAATTATTTCGGTTTATATGATCTGGGTGGTTTCTTTGAACCCGTCTTCACCTTTGCCCTTGAAAACCCTGCTCCTATCGTATTATTAGCCATTTTTTTTATTTTAAGCTACTTCCTATGCTTTGCATTTTATAGGCAAAATGCCTATTTGGAAGAGTTGGCAGAAGGAGAGCATTTACAATTTGCCAACCAGGATTTAGGCTTTTTATCAAAATTTGGACTTGCCGGTGAAATGGCCAATTTGGAATGGAAACTTATCATCAGGCATAAGAAAAGCAGAACCTACCTTATGCTTTGCCTTTTTTTCTTACTGTATGGATTGATATTCTACACCAACCCTGCCTACCGGGTAGAAACAGGATTTAGCTATTTATTTATCTTTGTAGGCACCTTCATTACGGGAATTTTTATGCTTCAATATGGGCAATTATTCCTAAGCTGGAATTCGCCTACTTTTGACTTCTACACCCACCAGAAAAATGGATTGCGCGCTTTGGTCAGAGGGAAATACTTGCTATTTTGTGGTATTTCTTTTCTGTGCTTCATCCTCTCCGTACCCTATGTTTATTTCGGCTGGAATGTACTATTCATACATTTGGCTACATTTTTATTCAATATGGGGGTAACCATACACTTGGTTATTTACATTGCCCTTTGGAAACCCAAGCCAATGAACCTCAACAAAGGCTCTATATTCAACTATGAAGGCATGGGGCTCTCTCAATTCCTAATGATTGTTCCTTTGGTAGCTGTACCCTATGTGGTTTTCTTACCTGTAGCCTACTGGTTTGGGGATTATTTCGGCTTGTTGGCTCTCAGTATAATTGGAGGATTCGGCCTGCTGGTATTCCCAATGGTCTCTAAAAAAATGGCTGATGTGGTTGTAGAGAAAAAGTATGAAATTTCCGCTGCATTTCGTCAAGAATTATGA
- a CDS encoding ABC transporter ATP-binding protein translates to MIKINALKKIYGTTTVLNIPELTIPKSQCIGLVGNNGAGKTTLFRIMLDLVRATEGFVSVDEEEVNKGEQWKTKVGAYLDENMLLSYLSPEEYFKALIKIYRLSEEDLQLHLDKFADFFNGEILGTKKYIRDLSKGNIKKVGIAAALLGKPEAVLLDEPFENLDPSSQIRLKKLILKEKEENLVTFLISSHDLNHVTEICERIVLLEKGIIVRDLEDKSLMTEELNNYFNVS, encoded by the coding sequence ATGATAAAAATAAACGCTTTAAAAAAAATATACGGCACCACGACCGTCCTTAACATTCCTGAACTTACCATCCCAAAAAGCCAATGTATCGGCCTTGTGGGGAATAATGGTGCAGGAAAAACTACCTTATTTCGAATTATGCTCGACCTAGTTAGGGCCACCGAGGGCTTTGTAAGCGTGGATGAGGAAGAGGTAAACAAGGGAGAGCAATGGAAAACAAAAGTGGGGGCCTACTTGGATGAAAACATGCTCCTCTCCTATCTTAGCCCGGAGGAATATTTCAAAGCTTTAATAAAAATTTATAGGCTATCTGAAGAAGACCTTCAACTGCATCTCGACAAGTTTGCCGATTTTTTTAATGGGGAGATCTTGGGCACAAAAAAGTACATTCGAGACCTATCCAAAGGAAACATAAAAAAGGTAGGGATAGCGGCCGCACTTTTAGGAAAGCCGGAAGCTGTCTTGCTTGATGAACCATTTGAAAACCTTGACCCAAGCTCTCAAATCAGGTTGAAAAAATTAATTTTAAAAGAAAAAGAAGAAAATTTGGTTACCTTTTTAATTTCTAGCCATGATTTAAACCATGTAACGGAAATCTGTGAAAGAATAGTACTATTGGAAAAAGGCATCATTGTGAGAGACTTAGAAGACAAAAGTCTAATGACAGAGGAGTTAAACAATTACTTCAATGTCAGCTGA
- a CDS encoding sulfite oxidase has translation MAKTENPNRRKFIKRSALSSMAALLGSKIVYALPENYTPVALEQDNDPGTLFGKHKDMIVLNDKPWNVESKAHLLDDDVTPADKMFIRNNGLIPDKIDVDNWTLTIKGEAMDEEKTYSLQELKTKFTNHTYQLVLECGGNGRKEYFPPTKGNQWSLGAVSCAKWTGIRLRDLLKDAGIKDNAVYVGYHGADKHISRDPNKSPISRGIPISKAMEDYTLLAFAMNGEDIPIAHGHPLRLIASGFPASVSGKWLEALSIRDRVHDGEKMAAPSYSIPKTPVEPGAEVKNEDMKIIESMPVKSLISYPKSGAMIAPKQALEIRGHAWTGAKQITKVEYSIDFGATWHGCNLKQAANQYSWQHFTAKINFPEKGYYEVWAKATDNKGISQPMVTPGWNPKGYLNNACHRIAIKVA, from the coding sequence ATGGCTAAAACAGAAAATCCAAATAGGAGAAAATTTATTAAAAGATCAGCATTGAGTTCAATGGCTGCTCTTTTGGGTAGTAAAATAGTCTATGCCCTTCCCGAAAATTACACACCTGTTGCTCTGGAACAAGACAATGATCCGGGCACACTTTTCGGAAAACATAAGGATATGATTGTCTTGAATGACAAGCCTTGGAATGTGGAATCAAAAGCCCATTTATTGGACGATGATGTCACACCTGCCGATAAAATGTTCATTAGAAATAACGGGTTGATTCCTGATAAAATCGATGTAGACAACTGGACCTTAACCATAAAAGGGGAGGCCATGGATGAAGAAAAAACCTATTCTTTACAAGAACTTAAAACAAAATTCACCAATCACACCTACCAACTGGTTTTGGAATGTGGAGGAAATGGCAGAAAAGAATACTTTCCACCTACCAAGGGAAACCAATGGTCTTTGGGTGCCGTATCTTGTGCCAAATGGACAGGAATTCGACTTAGGGATTTACTAAAGGATGCAGGAATAAAAGACAATGCGGTATATGTGGGTTACCACGGTGCTGACAAACACATCAGCCGTGATCCAAACAAAAGCCCTATTTCCAGGGGAATACCTATCTCTAAAGCAATGGAGGATTACACTTTATTAGCCTTTGCCATGAATGGAGAGGACATCCCTATAGCACATGGACACCCTTTACGATTGATAGCTTCAGGATTCCCTGCATCAGTATCCGGAAAGTGGCTGGAGGCCTTGTCTATTCGTGACCGAGTTCACGATGGAGAAAAAATGGCAGCCCCCTCCTATTCAATTCCTAAAACACCTGTGGAACCGGGTGCGGAAGTGAAAAACGAGGACATGAAAATCATAGAAAGCATGCCTGTAAAATCTCTTATTTCCTATCCAAAATCCGGTGCAATGATCGCCCCTAAACAAGCATTGGAAATTAGAGGACACGCCTGGACCGGTGCTAAGCAAATCACTAAAGTGGAATATTCTATTGATTTTGGAGCCACCTGGCATGGCTGTAATCTCAAACAAGCCGCTAATCAGTACTCTTGGCAGCACTTTACAGCTAAAATTAATTTTCCTGAAAAAGGATATTATGAAGTTTGGGCCAAAGCTACAGATAACAAAGGCATCAGCCAACCCATGGTTACCCCGGGCTGGAATCCAAAAGGATACCTGAACAATGCATGTCATAGAATTGCCATAAAAGTAGCCTAA
- a CDS encoding DUF3748 domain-containing protein: MTLNKPKNYLFSAMFMMVTSTLFSQDIWQVKQLTHQKKNHAMDNNQNFSPDDVWIVYDTRPNEGGIGENAIIEKVNVQNGETKVVYQTEHSNEYGPGVGAVSYHPSKNELVFIHGLPPSNKEKPYAMHRRLGRIVDETTNSSYWMDSRDVEAPFTAGALRGGTHRHQWSGDGDWLGYTYNDAIMYDLEEKTGETFNLRTVGVSKRHLKSPKVTAKNGENFQGGWYSVLVVKVVPNPRPGTEEISKAYSDWWVGQKGYQREDGSWQMARAFLGDLKTKKGEKLTEVFIVDIPEEINVEGPEGSLAGTSTTMPMPPAGAEVKRLTYTENAKYPGVTTDFRHWVTSSMDGAFLSYLAKDENGIDQVFLIPALGGEPKQVSFYETAVQSTVRWHPKTKEFAYICNNQVFVNTVDEEMNPGKASSITPTFDTVPFAINYSNDGKKIAFNKDVKGYVQIFIAERP; encoded by the coding sequence ATGACCTTAAATAAACCTAAAAATTATCTTTTTTCTGCAATGTTCATGATGGTAACCTCAACGCTTTTTTCTCAAGATATTTGGCAAGTCAAGCAATTGACCCATCAAAAAAAGAATCATGCCATGGACAATAATCAAAATTTTTCACCTGATGATGTCTGGATAGTTTATGATACGAGACCAAATGAAGGAGGAATAGGGGAAAATGCAATCATAGAAAAGGTAAATGTTCAGAACGGTGAGACAAAAGTTGTTTATCAAACCGAGCATTCCAATGAATATGGTCCAGGTGTAGGGGCGGTCAGTTACCATCCAAGTAAAAATGAACTTGTATTTATCCATGGTTTGCCTCCATCCAATAAAGAAAAGCCCTATGCTATGCATAGAAGACTAGGGAGGATTGTGGATGAAACCACCAATTCATCTTATTGGATGGATAGTAGAGATGTTGAGGCCCCATTTACTGCCGGAGCATTACGAGGGGGGACCCATAGGCACCAGTGGAGTGGTGATGGGGATTGGTTAGGCTATACTTATAATGATGCCATAATGTATGATTTGGAGGAGAAAACAGGGGAAACGTTCAATTTAAGGACAGTAGGGGTGTCTAAAAGACACCTGAAAAGCCCAAAAGTCACAGCAAAAAACGGTGAAAATTTCCAGGGAGGATGGTATTCGGTGTTGGTCGTTAAAGTAGTGCCAAATCCTCGCCCGGGAACAGAGGAAATTAGCAAGGCATATAGTGACTGGTGGGTTGGCCAAAAGGGGTATCAAAGGGAAGATGGTAGTTGGCAAATGGCCAGAGCTTTCTTAGGTGACCTAAAGACCAAAAAAGGAGAGAAACTTACAGAAGTTTTTATAGTGGATATTCCTGAAGAAATTAATGTGGAGGGCCCCGAAGGTTCGCTTGCAGGAACTTCTACTACCATGCCCATGCCACCTGCAGGAGCAGAAGTTAAAAGGCTAACTTATACTGAGAACGCAAAATATCCGGGTGTTACCACGGATTTCAGGCATTGGGTGACTTCATCAATGGATGGGGCTTTTTTGTCTTATTTGGCCAAAGATGAAAATGGGATTGATCAGGTTTTTTTAATTCCTGCTCTTGGAGGAGAACCTAAGCAAGTGTCTTTTTATGAGACAGCAGTGCAGAGTACAGTGCGATGGCACCCGAAGACAAAGGAGTTTGCATATATCTGCAATAATCAGGTTTTTGTCAATACTGTAGATGAGGAGATGAATCCAGGCAAAGCCTCTTCAATTACTCCAACCTTTGACACTGTACCTTTTGCTATCAATTATTCAAATGATGGAAAAAAAATAGCCTTCAACAAAGATGTTAAAGGCTATGTGCAAATTTTTATAGCGGAAAGACCTTGA